A part of Ammospiza caudacuta isolate bAmmCau1 chromosome 7, bAmmCau1.pri, whole genome shotgun sequence genomic DNA contains:
- the DDX59 gene encoding probable ATP-dependent RNA helicase DDX59, giving the protein MFLPRSVKVKRTADEDKSCTAKKSKLSSGGSSLEETTEFQDCKSVRTETSASTDNSSEIVQEHAEPAAADLGVVNTPLAQDSQNTEDDGSLEEPIKSFSKSQRWAEPGEPVCVVCGRYGEYICDETDEDVCSLECKAKHLLQTQAKEKQLTSDQAAGSQAEAHLLNTPYFYKDHSFILGLQEEQVENLKLQLGIAVQGQQVPRPIVEFEHCGFPETLNDNLKNSGYEVPTPIQMQMIPVGLSGRDILASADTGSGKTAAFLLPVIMKVLKETETPCALILAPTRELAIQIERQAKELMAGLPNMRTALLVGGLPLPPQLHRLRQSVKVIIATPGRLLEILKQSSVQLHGIKIVVVDEVDTMLKMGFQQQVLDILENISHDHQTILVSATIPVGIEHLANQLLHNFVRITIGDKNLPCSNVRQIILWVEEPSKKKKLFEILNDNKLFKPPVLVFVDCKLGADLLSDAVHKITGLQCTAMHSEKSQVERTDILQGLLQEKYEVIVSTGVLGRGLDLVNVKLVVNFDMPSSMDEYVHQVGRAGRLGHNGTAITFINNNSKKLFWDVVKRVKPTGTILPPQLLNSPYLHDQKRREQLRLKQLHNNLVTGDNIMDIIKKHNKNNSQR; this is encoded by the exons ATGTTTTTACCACGATCTGTTAAAGTCAAGAGGACTGCTGATGAGGACAAAAGTTGTACAGCTAAGAAAAGTAAACTGTCTTCTGGAGGATCTTCACTAGAGGAGACCACAGAGTTCCAGGACTGTAAGTCAGTTAGAACAGAAACTTCTGCTTCAACAGACAATTCAAGTGAAATTGTACAAGAACACGCAGAACCTGCAGCTGCAGACCTTGGTGTTGTTAATACACCATTGGCACAGGACAGCCAAAATACCGAGGATGATGGCTCTCTGGAAGAACCCATCAAATCCTTCAGCAAGTCCCAGCGCTGGGCGGAGCCTGGAGAACCCGTGTGTGTTGTGTGTGGCCGCTACGGGGAGTACATCTGCGATGAAACAGATGAAGATGTTTGTAGTTTGGAATGTAAAGCCAAGCACCTTCTACAAACTcaagcaaaggaaaagcagcttaCATCTGATCAAGCTGCAGGTTCTCAAGCAGAAGCTCATCTGCTTAATACACCTTATTTCTACAAAGATCATTCCTTTATTTTAGGTTTGCAAGAGGAACAGGTTGAGAACCTTAAACTGCAGCTGGGTATTGCTGTCCAGGGCCAGCAAGTTCCAAGACCTATTGTAGAGTTTGAACACTGTGGTTTTCCTGAAACTTTAAACGATAATTTAAAGAATTCTGGCTATGAAGTCCCAACTCCCATTCAAATGCAAATGATCCCTGTTGGACTGTCAGGGAGGGATATTCTGGCTAGTGCTGACACGGGCTCtggaaaaacagcagctttCCTGCTTCCTGTTATTATGAAGGTTTTGAAAGAG ACAGAAACTCCATGTGCCCTTATTTTGGCACCAACGAGGGAGTTGGCAATTCAGATTGAGCGCCAAGCGAAGGAGCTGATGGCCGGGTTACCCAACATGaggacagctctgctggtgGGAGGTTTGCCCCTGCCCCCGCAGCTGCACCGCCTCAGGCAGAGTGTCAAG gtgatAATAGCAACACCTGGAAGACTTCTTGAGATTTTAAAGCAAAGTTCTGTTCAACTGCATGGCATAAAAATTGTAGTGGTGGATGAA gTGGATACCATGCTAAAAATGGGTTTCCAGCAGCAGGTGTTGGATATTTTGGAAAACATCTCTCATGATCATCAAACCATCCTGGTGTCAGCCACGATTCCAGTGGGCATTGAGCACTTGGCAAATCAGCTTCTGCACAATTTTGTCAGAATAACAATTGGAGACAAGAATCTGCCATGTTCCAATGTTCGGCAAATTATCTTGTGGGTAGAAGAACcatctaaaaagaaaaagctgtttgAAATACTAAAT GATAACAAGCTCTTCAAGCCTCCAGTGTTGGTGTTTGTGGACTGTAAACTAGGAGCAGATCTGTTGAGTGATGCTGTTCATAAGATTACAGGATTGCAGTGCACAGCTATGCATTCTGAAAAGTCTCAGGTGGAAAGAACAGACATATTACAG GGATTACTTCAAGAGAAGTATGAAGTTATAGTAAGTACTGGAGTCCTTGGACGAGGGCTTGACCTTGTCAATGTCAAACTGGTGGTGAATTTTGATATGCCTTCAAGTATGGATGAATATGTACAccag GTTGGAAGAGCAGGGAGATTGGGTCACAATGGAACTGCAATTACTTTTATCAATAACAACAGCAAGAAGCTCTTTTGGGATGTTGTGAAGAGAGTGAAACCCACAGGCACCATTCTTCCCCCACAGCTGCTTAATTCCCCATATCTGCATGACCAGAAGAGAAGGGAACAACTGAGACTTAAACAGTTACATAATAACCTTGTAACAGGAGACAATATTATGGACATTattaaaaaacacaacaaaaataattctcaGAGGTAA